A genomic segment from Camarhynchus parvulus chromosome 7, STF_HiC, whole genome shotgun sequence encodes:
- the PPIG gene encoding peptidyl-prolyl cis-trans isomerase G, with product MGVKVQRPRCFFDIAINNVPAGRVVFELFSDVCPKTCENFRCLCTGEKGTGKSTQKPLHYKSCLFHRVVKDFMIQGGDFSEGNGRGGESIYGGFFEDESFAVKHNKEFLLSMANRGKDTNGSQFFITTKPTPHLDGHHVVFGQVISGQEVVREIENQKTDASSKPYAEVRILSCGELIPKSKAKKEEKKRHKSSSSSSDSESSSDSESSSDSSSDSESASEEKSKKRKKKHKRNSKKHKKEKKKRKKSKKSSSSESEDENTEAQPLSTVRPEEIPPIPENRFLMRKSPPKVDEKEKERKSREKERESNLSNSQSTYQRRLLVTRSGRKIKGRGPRRYRTPSRSRSRDRFRRSETPPHWRQEMQRAQRMRVSSGERWIKGDKSEINETKKDNQKSPGRGRERRISDHRQVSESPSRRGEKEKKKDHKSSSKDRETRRNSEKDDKHNKSKSKKRAKSRSHSKSREKSKSKERDSRHSRHDEKRLRSRSKERDHEKGREKEKHYDSRGREKERSRSKERSKRAGSRSNEQEHRKSKDREKRKSRSKEREHARGKHSSSSRTRDRSKSRDRGRRGRSRSRDRDRSRSKDYSRNRDRETRRRGRSRSRERRGTPDKYRGRENRRRRESRSSERDESQSRNRERYSNRESRSSYKRNDSESQRKRRSKSRESSSPESGRDKKSSRDQDRSPDSKKRPSSKERESKKSYSRSSKEKEKTRSSAEQEVNQKSKSQERDHAPSKDKKSDHETSPGTDDERHG from the exons ATGGGAGTAAAGGTCCAGAGACCGCGTTGCTTTTTTGACATAGCCATCAACAATGTACCCG ctgGAAGAGTGGTCTTTGAATTGTTTTCAGATGTGTGTCCAAAGACATGTGAGAATTTTCGCTGCCTTTGCACAG gTGAAAAGGGTACAGGAAAGTCCACCCAAAAGCCATTGCATTACAAAAGTTGTCTGTTTCACAGGGTAGTGAAAGATTTTATGATCCAAGGAGGCGACTTCAGTGAAG gaaatggcagaggaggagaatcCATTTATGGTGGCTTTTTTGAAG ATGAAAGTTTTGCTGTAAAGCACAACAAAGAATTTCTCCTTTCAATGGCCAACCGAGGGAAAGATACAAATGGTTCACAGTTCTTTAT AACAACTAAACCTACACCTCACTTAGATGG GCATCATGTTGTTTTTGGACAAGTCATCTCAGGTCAGGAAGTTGTGAGAGAAatagaaaaccagaaaacagaTGCATCTAGTAAACCATATGCTGAAGTACGCATACTGAGTTGTGGAGAGTTAATTCCAAAATCCAAAG ctaagaaagaagaaaagaagagacaCAAGTCATCTTCCTCATCCAGTGACTCAGAAAGTTCAAGCGATTCAGAATCATCTTCTGATTCGTCGTCAGATTCTGAGAGTGCTTCAGAAGAGAAATCTAAAAAAcgaaaaaagaaacacaaaagaaattCCAAGAAACataagaaagagaagaagaaaagaaagaaaagcaagaaaag CTCATCCAGTGAAAGTGAAGATGAAAATACTGAAGCACAGCCATTATCTACTGTCCGTcctgaagaaattcctcctatACCTGAAAACCGGTTCCTGATGAGGAAAAGTCCTCCTAAAGtagatgagaaagaaaaagagagaaaaagcagagagaaggaaagagagag taatCTGTCAAACTCACAGTCAACATACCAGAGAAGACTGTTAGTCACCAGATCTGGAAGGAAGATAAAAGGAAGAGGACCAAGG CGTTACCGGACACCTTCCAGATCCAGGTCAAGAGATCGATTCCGGCGCAGTGAAACTCCTCCACATTGGAGGCAAGAAATGCAAAGAGCTCAAAGAATGAGAGTCTCTAGTGGAGAAAGGTGGATAAAAGGAGACAA GAGTGAAATAAATGAAACCAAGAAAGATAATCAAAAGAGcccaggaagaggaagagagagaagaatatCAGACCACAGGCAAGTTTCTGAAAGTCCAAGCcgaagaggggaaaaagagaagaaaaaagatcaCAAATCCAGCAGTAAAGACAGGGAGACaagaagaaattcagaaaaagatgACAAGCATAACAAAAGCAAATCCAAGAAGAGAGCTAAATCTAGAAGCCATAgtaaaagcagagagaaatcaaaaagtaaagaaagagaCTCCAGACACAGCAGACATGATGAAAAGAGACTAAGATCAAGAAGCAAAGAGAGAGACCATGAGAAAggtagagaaaaagaaaagcactatGATTCtagagggagagagaaagaaagaagtagGAGCAAGGAGAGAAGTAAAAGAGCAGGCTCAAGAAGTAATGAACAAGAGCATAGGAAGAGCAAAGACAGGGAGAAACGCAAGTCAAGAAGCAAAGAGCGTGAGCATGCTAGAgggaagcacagctccagcagcagaacaagggATCGCAGCAAAAGCAGAGACAGGGGTAGGAGAGGGAGATCCagaagcagggacagggatcGCAGTCGAAGTAAGGACTATTCAAGGAATAGAGATAGAGAAacaaggaggagaggaagatcaagaagcagagaaaggagaggtACACCAGATAAATACAGAGGAAGAGagaacaggaggaggagagaatcAAGGAGTTCAGAGAGAGATGAAAGTCaaagcagaaacagagaaaggtATTCAAATAGGGAAAGTAGAAGCTCATATAAGAGGAATGATAGTGAAAGCCAAAGGAAGAGGCGTTCAAAAAGCCGTGAAAGTAGTAGTCCTGAATCTGGCAGAGATAAGAAGTCTAGTAGAGATCAGGATAGAAGTCCAGACTCAAAAAAGAGACCAAGTAGCAAAGAGAGAGAATCAAAAAAATCATACTCGCGCAGCagtaaagaaaaggaaaagaccAGATCCTCAGCAGAACAAGAAGTAAACCAAAAATCAAAGAGTCAGGAGAGAGATCATGCCCCTAGTAAAGATAAAAAATCTGATCATGAAACAAGTCCTGGAACAGATGATGAGAGGCATGGATGA